In the genome of Calothrix sp. PCC 6303, the window CTTGGCGTATTTTATTAGAAGATTTTCAAACAGCTTACAATCAGCTTAGTCACAAACTAACAATTCAATTACCTGCCAAAACTACTTCTTATCAACATTGGGCAAAATCCTTATTAACTTATGCTCAATCATCACAACTTGAGTCAGAATTAGACTATTGGTTAAGACAGTTTCCTGAAAAAAATACTTGTTTACCAGTAGATTTTCCCCAGGGAATTAATAGTGTCAAATCATCTGCTCAAATATGTAATAGTTTAGATGAAGCTGAAACCCAAAATTTACTACATGATCTGCCTTCAGCTTATCGTACTCAGATTAATGAAATATTGCTAACTGCTTTAGCCCAAACATTTACTAACTGGACAGGAAATAATACACTATTAATCGATTTAGAAGGTCACGGACGGGAGCCGATCTTTGCAGATATTGATTTATCTCGTACTGTGGGCTGGTTTACTTCTATCTTTCCCGTATGTCTAAATTTTGGTGAAACTAATGACATTATTCAGGAACTTAAAGTAGTTAAAGAACAATTGCGTCAGATTCCCAACCAAGGAATAGGATATGGGTTACTACGTTATCTGGGACGAGAAGAAATTGCCCAAAAATTGGCGAAATTACCACGACCACAAGTTATTTTTAACTACTTAGGTCAATTTAACCAAATTTCTCAGCAACCAGAATTTTTAACACTAGCACCTGAGTCTATTGGTTCTGAGCAAAGTTCCCAAGCAACTCGTTCTCACCTGTTAGAAATCAATTGTTTTGTGGTGAATAATAAACTACAAATTGAGTGGAATTACAGCCAAGAACTATATCATTCAAATACGATTCAAAATCTGGCTCAAGGATTTGTAGAAGCACTGCGATCGCTGATTAATCACCGTCAATCTGCCGATGTCGGTAGCTATATCCCTTCAGATTTTTCATCTGCAAAAATCGGTCAAAAAGATTTCAATAAATTACTCGCAAAACTTAAGCCTAATAGTGGGAACTAAACTTTATGAATACAACTAATTTAGAAGATATTTATGAACTATCACCCTTACAGCAGGGTCTACTGTTCCATACCATTTATGCTCCCCAATCAGGGGTATATTTTGAGCAATTTACTTGGACTTTACAAGGTGATTTTCGCGTTGAGGCATTTAAACAAGCTTGGCAACAGGTAGTTGATAGACACCCAATTTTACGTACTGGATTTTATTGGCAAGACTTAGAAAAACCTTACCAAGTTGTTTATAAAGAAGTAGAATTGCCTTGGGTTTTAGAAGATTGGCGAGATTTTTCGACTGTAGAACAACAGCAAAAGTTAAAAGCTTTTTTGCAAGCTGATCGTCAACGTGGATTTGAGCTTTCCCAGGCTCCTTTGATTCGCTTAAATCTATTTCGTCTGAATGAAAATACCTACGAATTTGTTTGGAGTAGTCACCATCTATTATTAGATGGTTGGTCTGAATCTTTGGTTTTTAAAGAAGTTTATGCTTTTTATCAAGCCTTTTGTCTAGGTCAAGATTTAGACTTAAAACCATCGCGTCCTTATCGAGATTATATTACTTGGCTACAACAACAAGACTTGTCACAAGCTGAGACTTTTTGGCGCGAAACTCTTAAAGGTTTTAGTAAACCAACAACTGTATTAATTGACCGCGCTCCTGGTATTTTACCTAGTTTAGAGGAAGATTATGATTGGCAGGGAATCAAGCTATCAGCAGACATAACCGCAACTCTACAATCGTTAGGACGAAAATATCAACTGACCCTCAACACCTTTGTGCAAGGGGCTTGGGCATTACTTTTAAGTCGTTATAGTGGGGAATCAGATATTGTTTTTGGTAGTACCTCCTCTGGTCGTCCTCCATCATTGACAGGAGTTGAGACTATGGTAGGGCTATTTGTCAATACCTTACCGCTGCGAATTGAAGTCACACCAGATGCGCCACTGATACCTTGGTTGCAAAAGTTACAATCACACCAAATCGAAGTTATCCAGTACGAATATAGTCCCCTAGTAGAAGTACAGCGATGGAGTGAAATAGACAGAGGACAACCTTTATTTGAGATTGGTTATGTCTTAGAAAACTATCCGATTGATAACGCGATCGCGCAAGGAGTGGATAGCCTAAATATACAAAGTGGGCAGTCTTTTGAAAAAACTAACGAGGCTTTGAGTCTGTTAGTCATACCTGATGAAGATTTGAGGTTAGATCTGTGGTACGATACGCGCCGATTTGAGAAGTCAACTATCACGCGGATGCTAGGACATCTACAAACCTTACTCACGGGTATGGTGGCAAATCCCAGCACCCAATTATCCCAGTTATCTTTACTCACACCATCCGAACAACATCAAATATTATTCGAGTTTAGTCAAAATCCATCTACCATCCCAAATCAGTCATCTATTCACGATTTATTTGCTCAACAGGCACTACGGACACCAGACGCGATCGCTATTGTTTTTGGCGACCAGCAACTTAATTATGCACAATTACAGAAAAAAGTCAATCAGCTTGCCCAAAAATTAGCAACGGTAGGAGTTACATCTGGGGTTTTAGTGGGAATTTGTGTTGAGCGCTCTCTGGATATGGTAATTGCACCCTTAGCAGTTCTCCAAGCGGGGGGAGCTTATCTACCGTTAGACCCAGCTTATCCAACTGAGCGTTTGGTGTTTATGCTAGAAGATGCTCAAGCACAAATATTGTTGATTCAAACGCAAGTTTCAGAGAAGATTTCTGAGATCCAAAATCTGCAAGTGTTGTGTTTGGATGTCGATTGGCAAGCTACTGCCAACAAAATTACCCCTATCCATCCTCAAGACTTGGCTTACGTGATCTACACCTCTGGTTCTACTGGCAAATCCAAGGGTGTAATGGTGCAACATAGTAGCTTAATCAACGCCTTCTATGCTTGGGAAGCTGCTTATCAACTCAGTTCTTCCACCAGCACTCACCTACAAATGGCTAGTTTTGCCTTTGATGTCTGTTCAGGAGATTTAATCCGGGCTTTGTGTTCGGGGGGGAAACTGGTTCTTTGTCCCCGTGAATTCCTCCTAGAACCACAAAAACTCTATGAACTGATGCTGCAAGAAAAAGTAGATTGTGGCGAATTTGTACCAGCAGTTTTGCGAAACTTAGTCCAATATCTAGAACAAACCGGAAAAAGTCTCGACTTTATGCGATTACTAATTTGTGGTTCTGACAGTTGGTACGGCTCAGAATACATGAAATTTCGCAGTTTTTGTGGTGCCAAAACTCGCCTAATTAACTCCTTTGGAGTCACAGAAGCCACAATTGATAGCTGCTACTTTGAAACAACAGAAGATTTGCCCAGCCAACGTCTAGTACCTATTGGTCGTCCCTTTGCCAACACCCAGCTTTATATTTTAGATTCCCATTTACAACCCGTACCCATTGGTGTGCCAGGTGAATTATATATAGGTGGTGCTGGATTAGCAGTAAGTTACCTCAACCGTCCCGAATTAACAGCCGAAAAATTTATTCTCCACCCCTTTACTAATTGTCCAAGCGATACCTACGGTGGAAAACTACGCCTATATAAAACTGGAGACTTAGCTTGTTGGTTAGAGGATGGCAATATTCAATTTCTCGGTCGGCTAGACTACCAAGCCAAAATCAGAGGTTATCGCATTGAGTTAGGAGAAATTGAAGCAACCTTAAATCAACACCCAGGGGTGGCAACCACTGCCGTTTTAGCTCAAGCAGATTCCCAGGGAGAAAAACGCTTAATTGCTTATGTTGTTCAAAATCCCCAATATCAAGGGACTGAAATGCAACTAGAAATTGAGCAAATATCTCAATGGCAGATAGTCTATGAATCTGAAGCCGATAATTACCTACAAATTGCAACCCTTCCAGACCCGAAATTTAATATTATTGGTTGGAACAGCAGCTACACAGATTTGCCCATCCCAGCCCAGCAAATGCGTAATTGGGTAGATCACACAGTGGAGCGTATTCTCTCCCTCAAACCACAGCGAGTATTAGAAGTTGGCTGTGGTACAGGTTTGCTTCTATTTAAAATTGCTCCCCACTGTTCTCACTACCAAGGTACAGACTTTTCTCAAGGTGCTCTCAAGTACATCCAGAATGTACTGCAAATTCCAGAGCATCATCTTCCACAAGTGTCTTTGAGTCAGAGAATGGCTGATGATTTTGCTGGTTTAGAAGCAGCAAGTTATGACACGGTAATTATTAATTCTGTGATTCAGTATTTCCCCAGTATTGATTACCTATTGAGTGTTATCAGGGGTGCTGTGGATTTAGTAAAACCGGGGGGAAGTATCTTCATTGGTGATGTGCGTAGCTTACCCTTGTTAGCAGCATTTCATACCGCAGTTGTACTACATTCTGCACCCGATTCTTTGCCATCTGCGACATTACAACAGCAAGTGCAAAAACGGATTGCTCAAGAAGAAGAATTAGCGATCGCTCCTGACTTTTTCCTGGCTCTACCCAAGTATTTACCCCAAATTGCCCACGTCGAAGTTCAACCAAAGCGGGGACGTGACCATAATGAATTAACTCAGTTTCGTTATGACGTAATTCTTCATCTTCAGCCCCAAGAAATTAATGCACCTGAAATTGATTGGCTAGATTGGCAACAGCAGGAATTTACACTGGAAACTCTCACTCAGTGGCTACAGTCAACCCAGCCGCAAGCGATCGCGTTACGTCGCATACCCAACTCACGCTTGACAACGACGGTTAAGGCTATACAGTTACTGCACCAAGAACCTCAGTTGGCAACAGTAGGAGAAATTCGTTCTCATTTGAAAATGGTTGCTTCAGGGGGAATTGATCCTGAGGAATTATGGACATTGGGGATCAAGCTAAATTACCTTGTTGACATCAGTTGGTCTGCGGCTTATGAAGACGGCAGTTATGATGTGCTATTGCAGCGACGACGAACTGACGAAAAAATTGGATTCGGTTCTTCTGCATTTTTGAATCCTGAACGTCCGTTACATAACTATGCTAATAATCCCCTCCAAGAAAGGGTAGCGCGTGAAGTCATTCCACAAATGCGTCAGTACCTCAAGTCGAAATTACCTGAATATATGGTACCGTCGGCATTTGTACTATTAGATACTTTACCTCTGACAGCAAACGGCAAACTAGACCGAAAAAGCCTACCAAAAGCCGACTTTGGCAAATTTGATTCTATAACAAAAGAGACATCAGTACGTACCCCGATCCAAGAGATTCTGACAGGAATCTGGAGTCAAGTACTGGGTATCGCACACATTAGCCTTGAGGATAACTTTTTTGATTTGGGGGGACATTCACTCCTAGCGACTCAAGCAATATCCCGTATCCGCGAAACATTTAAGATTGAGTTACCCTTACGCTGTTTATTTGAATCACCCACAATTGCCGACTTATCCACCTCGATTGAGGCAGAAATCAAGACACAGCAAGGTTTCCAAACACCACCACTCCAACCAGTCAAACGGGATGGAGAAATGCCCCTTTCCTTTGCTCAACAAAGGTTGTGGCTTTTATCTCAATTAGCTGGAAACGATGCACTTTATAACGATGCAGTCACCCTGAAAATTAGTGGTGAATTGAACATCCCCGCATTAGAACAAAGCATCAACGAAATTGTTCGTCGTCACGAAGTTTTACGCACTACATTCCCTGTATTCCAAGGACAACCTCGAATTGCGATCGCTTCTTCGGTGAATGTCGATCTAGCAGTAATCAACCTACGGGAACCTAATCAACAGCAACGAGAAGCACAAGCGATCGCAATTGCCACCCAAGCAGCTAAACAACCTTTCGATTTAGCTCAAGGATCATTGCTACGAGTCACCTTAATATGCCTAGATACCACAGAATATATACTCCAGCTTAACCAACATCATATTGTCTCTGATGGTTGGTCGATGGGTGTGTGGCTAGAGGAAATGACAGCATTATATGGGGCTTATTGTGCAGGTAAAGCCTCACCATTACCAGATTTACCAATACAATACGTTGATTTTGCTGCATGGCAACATCAATGGTTACAAGGGAAAGAATTACACAGACAATTAGATTATTGGCGTAAGCAACTAGGACAAAATTTACCACTTTTACAGTTGCCCACAGATAAACCTCGTCCTGCTCAACTTAGCCATCAAGGTCAAAAAGAAAACT includes:
- a CDS encoding non-ribosomal peptide synthetase, whose amino-acid sequence is MNTTNLEDIYELSPLQQGLLFHTIYAPQSGVYFEQFTWTLQGDFRVEAFKQAWQQVVDRHPILRTGFYWQDLEKPYQVVYKEVELPWVLEDWRDFSTVEQQQKLKAFLQADRQRGFELSQAPLIRLNLFRLNENTYEFVWSSHHLLLDGWSESLVFKEVYAFYQAFCLGQDLDLKPSRPYRDYITWLQQQDLSQAETFWRETLKGFSKPTTVLIDRAPGILPSLEEDYDWQGIKLSADITATLQSLGRKYQLTLNTFVQGAWALLLSRYSGESDIVFGSTSSGRPPSLTGVETMVGLFVNTLPLRIEVTPDAPLIPWLQKLQSHQIEVIQYEYSPLVEVQRWSEIDRGQPLFEIGYVLENYPIDNAIAQGVDSLNIQSGQSFEKTNEALSLLVIPDEDLRLDLWYDTRRFEKSTITRMLGHLQTLLTGMVANPSTQLSQLSLLTPSEQHQILFEFSQNPSTIPNQSSIHDLFAQQALRTPDAIAIVFGDQQLNYAQLQKKVNQLAQKLATVGVTSGVLVGICVERSLDMVIAPLAVLQAGGAYLPLDPAYPTERLVFMLEDAQAQILLIQTQVSEKISEIQNLQVLCLDVDWQATANKITPIHPQDLAYVIYTSGSTGKSKGVMVQHSSLINAFYAWEAAYQLSSSTSTHLQMASFAFDVCSGDLIRALCSGGKLVLCPREFLLEPQKLYELMLQEKVDCGEFVPAVLRNLVQYLEQTGKSLDFMRLLICGSDSWYGSEYMKFRSFCGAKTRLINSFGVTEATIDSCYFETTEDLPSQRLVPIGRPFANTQLYILDSHLQPVPIGVPGELYIGGAGLAVSYLNRPELTAEKFILHPFTNCPSDTYGGKLRLYKTGDLACWLEDGNIQFLGRLDYQAKIRGYRIELGEIEATLNQHPGVATTAVLAQADSQGEKRLIAYVVQNPQYQGTEMQLEIEQISQWQIVYESEADNYLQIATLPDPKFNIIGWNSSYTDLPIPAQQMRNWVDHTVERILSLKPQRVLEVGCGTGLLLFKIAPHCSHYQGTDFSQGALKYIQNVLQIPEHHLPQVSLSQRMADDFAGLEAASYDTVIINSVIQYFPSIDYLLSVIRGAVDLVKPGGSIFIGDVRSLPLLAAFHTAVVLHSAPDSLPSATLQQQVQKRIAQEEELAIAPDFFLALPKYLPQIAHVEVQPKRGRDHNELTQFRYDVILHLQPQEINAPEIDWLDWQQQEFTLETLTQWLQSTQPQAIALRRIPNSRLTTTVKAIQLLHQEPQLATVGEIRSHLKMVASGGIDPEELWTLGIKLNYLVDISWSAAYEDGSYDVLLQRRRTDEKIGFGSSAFLNPERPLHNYANNPLQERVAREVIPQMRQYLKSKLPEYMVPSAFVLLDTLPLTANGKLDRKSLPKADFGKFDSITKETSVRTPIQEILTGIWSQVLGIAHISLEDNFFDLGGHSLLATQAISRIRETFKIELPLRCLFESPTIADLSTSIEAEIKTQQGFQTPPLQPVKRDGEMPLSFAQQRLWLLSQLAGNDALYNDAVTLKISGELNIPALEQSINEIVRRHEVLRTTFPVFQGQPRIAIASSVNVDLAVINLREPNQQQREAQAIAIATQAAKQPFDLAQGSLLRVTLICLDTTEYILQLNQHHIVSDGWSMGVWLEEMTALYGAYCAGKASPLPDLPIQYVDFAAWQHQWLQGKELHRQLDYWRKQLGQNLPLLQLPTDKPRPAQLSHQGQKENFLLPLNLTQQLQILSQQEGVTLFMTLLAAFQTLLYCYSGQVDIRVGSPIANRNRPQLEKLIGCFINTLVLRTDLSNNPSFREILARVREVTLGAYTHQDLPFEKIIEELQPERYQNHLPLFQVWFVLQNYPLGALELPNLTLEALDLHENTTRYDLGVFLEETSMGISGCFEYSTDLFFADTITSMIANFKTLISQVIATPDIKIDAISANFAQVIKTQKHLEAKELEVANLQKLKNIKRQSFHRLQP